The Lactuca sativa cultivar Salinas chromosome 2, Lsat_Salinas_v11, whole genome shotgun sequence genome includes a window with the following:
- the LOC111900906 gene encoding F-box/kelch-repeat protein At5g26960 — MSSSSDNCNSRHFSWLMKSCFPDPRPNPSLHYSPPPATTFFHRPTTISSLPNDLLLEFLSRVAQSSIPSISLVCRRWSQLIDSSEFYDLRRRRGLLHFAVFVVSFSDSGLFAANYQLGHDTQWRTTSFLNNNYDDAVYPSSYSALSSHARLAAIGRWIYIIGKTTMLRCDAWTGAVIPRSKMSVLRKKFAVAVVAGKVYVAGGSTRTATVEEYDPKKNSWRVVCQAPRMRYGCIGASVDGVLYVIGGLKIGGTTGNDGTRTAAGTGAHVYASSMDLYDVEARRWLRSRAVPGGGCVVAACSSGDHIYILASHAVELSFWRFNGNRRVGFGEWCRLKSPPLPTQVRLDGTVRFSCVGVGEKVVLIQIMGCIDDLLRRSGRSTRGLKEALVLVYDSAAGEWSRGADLPDVVRRAACVCVEW, encoded by the coding sequence ATGTCATCATCGTCGGACAATTGCAATTCTCGTCACTTCTCATGGCTCATGAAATCTTGTTTCCCAGACCCACGACCAAACCCCTCCCTCCACTACTCTCCTCCACCGGCCACCACTTTTTTCCACCGTCCCACCACCATATCTTCTCTCCCAAACGACCTTCTCCTTGAGTTTCTTTCTCGGGTGGCCCAGTCTTCTATACCATCCATTTCCCTTGTCTGCCGCCGGTGGTCGCAATTAATTGATTCTTCCGAGTTCTACGACCTTCGCCGCCGACGTGGTCTTCTCCATTTTGCCGTCTTTGTGGTCTCTTTTTCTGATTCCGGCTTGTTCGCCGCGAATTACCAATTGGGTCACGACACCCAGTGGAGGACAACATCCTTCTTGAATAACAACTACGATGATGCTGTTTACCCGTCGAGTTACAGCGCTTTGTCTTCACACGCGCGGCTGGCTGCGATTGGCCGCTGGATCTACATTATTGGGAAAACGACGATGCTCCGGTGTGACGCCTGGACCGGAGCGGTGATACCCAGATCGAAAATGTCAGTGTTGAGGAAAAAATTCGCAGTTGCTGTAGTTGCCGGGAAAGTATACGTCGCCGGTGGGTCTACTCGGACGGCAACGGTAGAGGAATACGATCCAAAAAAGAACTCATGGCGAGTAGTGTGTCAGGCGCCGAGGATGCGATATGGTTGTATCGGAGCATCCGTCGACGGAGTTTTATATGTGATAGGTGGACTGAAGATAGGTGGCACGACAGGTAACGACGGAACACGCACCGCCGCTGGTACAGGTGCACACGTCTACGCGAGCTCGATGGATTTGTACGACGTGGAGGCGCGTAGGTGGTTGAGAAGCCGTGCAGTACCTGGTGGCGGATGTGTGGTAGCGGCTTGCTCTTCCGGCGACCACATCTACATTCTAGCCAGCCACGCGGTGGAGCTTTCTTTTTGGAGGTTCAATGGAAATAGACGTGTGGGTTTCGGAGAGTGGTGTCGATTAAAGAGTCCGCCGCTTCCAACTCAAGTCCGACTGGACGGCACGGTGAGGTTCAGCTGCGTTGGGGTGGGGGAAAAGGTGGTGTTGATACAAATAATGGGATGTATTGATGATTTGTTAAGGAGGAGTGGACGGAGCACCAGAGGTTTGAAGGAAGCATTGGTGTTGGTTTACGATTCCGCCGCCGGAGAATGGAGTAGAGGGGCGGACTTGCCGGATGTTGTTCGACGCGCCGCCTGTGTTTGTGTGGAGTGGTAA